The following are encoded in a window of Thalassotalea insulae genomic DNA:
- a CDS encoding BCCT family transporter gives MKKINTTINPSVFFTSTLIIVSLLVISIYSPQVVNKFFSSAQESITTNGSWFYVLTVGIILGFVIYLSMSRFGSIKLGPDHATPDYKLSTWISMLFAAGMGIGLMFFGVAEPIMHYLSPPTADKGSLEAIKEAMKITFFHWGLHAWAIYAIVALILAYFCYRHQLPLTLRSALHPIIGDRIYGWPGHLVDIFAVVGTVFGVATSLGLGATQVNAGLNYLFSIDISQSNQLVIMLVITAMASISVATGLDKGIKILSEINMLLAIALLLFIFILGPTVFLLKAYVQNIGGYLSDIVSNTFNLFAYEKKNWIGGWTIFYWGWWLAWAPFVGLFIARISKGRTIREFVFGVMIVPTAFTLLWMTIFGNAAIYQVVELGIDKLAVMINQNSAVGLFVFLESFPWSSALTALSLLMIVIFFVTSCDSGAMVIDMLCSNGRSDTPLWQRLFWAICVGVVAGVLTLIGGLDALQTMTIASALPFSIVLLLACFGLIKALRIESAKRDSLQINTVPTNYNDDADNWQEKLDNILATPNKKNVDIFIKTRVNKAFEKIIEQYQVNDIKAEISTVATGIVLTVFHGDEQDFIYGVHKKQHTQPDFNAEENNDNESYYRAEVHLSEGGQDYDIMDWSETAVINDIIDQYQKHMHFLHLLRE, from the coding sequence ATGAAAAAAATCAACACAACAATTAATCCTTCAGTATTTTTTACCTCGACACTGATCATAGTGTCCTTGTTAGTGATTTCTATTTATTCACCACAAGTGGTAAATAAGTTTTTTTCTAGCGCTCAGGAAAGCATCACCACTAATGGCAGCTGGTTTTATGTATTAACGGTTGGTATTATTCTCGGCTTTGTTATTTACCTCAGTATGTCTAGATTCGGCTCAATTAAATTAGGACCGGATCACGCCACGCCAGACTATAAACTCTCCACTTGGATCTCGATGCTATTTGCCGCAGGTATGGGCATAGGTTTGATGTTTTTCGGCGTTGCTGAACCCATCATGCACTATTTGTCGCCGCCAACCGCAGATAAAGGGTCACTGGAAGCAATCAAAGAAGCGATGAAAATCACTTTTTTCCACTGGGGATTACATGCCTGGGCGATTTATGCCATTGTCGCGTTAATTCTGGCGTATTTTTGCTATCGTCATCAATTGCCACTGACCTTACGTTCAGCACTGCATCCTATTATTGGTGATCGCATTTACGGCTGGCCAGGACATTTAGTGGATATTTTTGCGGTAGTAGGTACGGTGTTTGGTGTTGCAACGTCATTAGGGTTAGGAGCAACTCAAGTGAACGCCGGCCTTAATTATCTATTTTCTATCGACATCAGTCAGTCAAATCAACTAGTGATCATGTTGGTAATTACTGCAATGGCATCAATATCTGTTGCAACCGGTTTGGATAAAGGTATTAAAATTTTATCCGAAATCAACATGCTGCTCGCTATCGCTCTGCTACTCTTTATTTTCATATTAGGGCCTACGGTATTTTTACTCAAAGCTTATGTACAAAATATCGGCGGTTACTTGTCTGATATCGTCTCCAATACCTTTAATTTGTTTGCCTACGAAAAGAAAAACTGGATTGGCGGCTGGACCATATTTTACTGGGGCTGGTGGCTAGCATGGGCACCATTTGTCGGGTTATTTATCGCCAGAATTTCAAAAGGCAGAACCATACGTGAATTTGTCTTTGGCGTGATGATAGTGCCTACCGCTTTCACCCTGCTATGGATGACGATCTTTGGTAATGCTGCTATCTATCAGGTAGTTGAGTTAGGTATCGATAAATTAGCGGTCATGATCAATCAAAATTCCGCGGTTGGTCTGTTTGTCTTTTTAGAAAGCTTTCCGTGGTCGAGCGCACTAACGGCATTGTCTTTACTTATGATAGTGATATTTTTTGTTACCTCCTGTGATTCAGGCGCTATGGTAATTGACATGTTATGTTCAAATGGTCGAAGCGATACGCCACTATGGCAACGACTTTTTTGGGCGATTTGTGTTGGTGTCGTCGCCGGAGTATTAACGTTAATTGGTGGTCTGGACGCACTACAAACCATGACTATTGCCAGCGCCCTGCCTTTTTCGATAGTACTGCTACTTGCCTGTTTTGGTTTAATTAAAGCACTGCGTATTGAATCAGCAAAACGAGACAGCCTGCAAATTAACACCGTACCAACTAATTACAATGACGATGCAGATAACTGGCAGGAAAAATTAGATAATATTTTAGCGACACCAAATAAGAAAAACGTCGATATCTTTATTAAAACCCGGGTCAATAAAGCATTTGAAAAAATCATCGAACAATATCAGGTGAATGATATTAAAGCCGAGATTTCCACTGTTGCAACCGGAATAGTCTTAACGGTATTTCACGGTGATGAACAAGATTTTATCTATGGCGTTCATAAAAAGCAGCATACTCAGCCGGATTTTAATGCTGAAGAAAATAACGATAATGAAAGCTATTACCGTGCAGAAGTACACTTGTCAGAAGGTGGGCAGGATTATGATATTATGGATTGGTCAGAAACAGCAGTCATTAACGACATTATTGATCAATACCAAAAACATATGCACTTTTTACACTTGCTAAGAGAATAA
- a CDS encoding MarR family winged helix-turn-helix transcriptional regulator: protein MEKYEELLVSIRKVIRAIDLHSKQLNKLSGLTGPQLLILQEIARIKGVTASQVAKQINLSAATVTNILDRLENRGLIERVRSSEDKRRVSLYLSEKGRNSLIDAPQLLQEHFISQFCNLADWEQSLLLSSMQRIATMMDANELDAAPVLELNSMHMSAVQHKE, encoded by the coding sequence ATGGAAAAATACGAAGAACTACTAGTTTCTATTCGCAAAGTGATCCGCGCAATAGATCTACATTCCAAGCAACTTAATAAGTTGTCCGGTTTAACTGGGCCTCAGTTATTGATCTTACAGGAAATCGCTAGAATTAAAGGCGTGACTGCCAGTCAGGTCGCTAAGCAAATTAATTTAAGTGCCGCAACGGTAACTAATATATTAGATCGATTAGAAAACCGTGGCTTAATCGAGCGGGTACGAAGCTCAGAAGATAAACGTCGTGTTAGTTTGTATTTATCTGAAAAAGGTCGTAATTCATTGATTGATGCGCCTCAGTTATTACAAGAGCATTTTATTTCGCAGTTTTGTAACTTAGCTGACTGGGAGCAATCCTTATTGCTTTCTTCGATGCAACGTATTGCCACTATGATGGATGCCAATGAGTTGGATGCAGCGCCGGTATTAGAACTAAACTCAATGCATATGAGTGCAGTTCAGCACAAAGAATAG